In Flavobacterium endoglycinae, one DNA window encodes the following:
- a CDS encoding M28 family peptidase has protein sequence MRKNPTSILAIACILAILGIIYATTMPQWLSKNDEALADFSTERALNQVEIIAQKPHYVGSTNHELVANYLKLELNRIGLETSTQEGFTLNNKGLLVKSKNILARIKGTNNSKALLLLSHYDSAPHSFSKGASDDASGVATILEGIRAFLYSKHPQKNDIIILFSDAEELGLNGAALFVNKHPWAKDVGLVLNFEARGTSGPSYMLLETNQGNQALIKDFSDAKAAYPVSNSLMYSIYKMLPNDTDLTVFREQGNIQGFNFAFIDSHFNYHTQQDDVQHLSKTTLAHQGSYLMPLLKYFANIDLTKTTATEDNVYFNAPFTFINYPFSWVAPMTIIALGLLILFMFIGKAKRMISLREIFKGFVPLLGSIIISGLVTFLGWKIVLEVYPQYSDLLNGFTYNGHAYIGAFVTLSIAICFAFYHHFSDSKITMNHFVAPLLLWIIINGFIANSLAGAGFLIIPVYFGILLFGIFVLTQHYSLGLNLLFSIPALAIIAPFIVMFPIGLGLKILFGSAILTVLLFGLLLPIFNTFRKGPWIIVFFAVSIGFFAYAGYHSDYEHGKAKSNSLVYIYNANTNSAVWASYDVNLDDWTKSYLGEKTQKVVGLNSLPIASKYNSGFTYSATAPIVDVPKPTISFLKDSVVGNNRYLKIKITPNRKVNRYDIFANPKMNLYNFKANGVSTSGAKTNRLEREGMHVICYYVVGNEPLVMDFYINKSSIFDMDLIESSFDLMSNPLLKVKPRSDWMMPTPFVLNDAVMIQQKIKRYTPPVNPPIQPAPVKDSAVIVKDTIKPVVKPE, from the coding sequence ATGAGAAAAAACCCCACATCCATTCTCGCAATCGCCTGCATTCTAGCAATTCTAGGCATTATTTATGCTACGACCATGCCTCAATGGCTTTCGAAAAACGACGAAGCGCTCGCTGATTTTTCGACCGAAAGAGCTCTGAATCAGGTCGAAATAATTGCTCAAAAACCACATTATGTGGGTTCTACTAACCACGAATTAGTAGCCAATTATCTTAAACTTGAGCTAAACCGAATTGGATTAGAGACGAGCACTCAGGAAGGTTTTACGCTTAATAACAAAGGTCTTCTCGTAAAATCTAAAAATATTCTTGCAAGAATTAAAGGAACTAATAATTCAAAAGCACTTTTATTACTTTCTCATTACGACAGCGCCCCGCATTCCTTTTCAAAAGGAGCAAGTGATGATGCATCAGGAGTTGCAACCATTCTGGAAGGAATTAGAGCCTTTTTATATTCCAAACATCCTCAAAAAAACGATATTATTATTCTGTTTTCAGATGCTGAGGAATTAGGTCTAAACGGTGCTGCACTTTTTGTTAACAAACATCCTTGGGCAAAAGATGTAGGTTTGGTTTTAAACTTTGAAGCAAGGGGAACTTCAGGACCAAGCTACATGTTATTGGAAACCAATCAAGGAAATCAAGCGCTTATAAAAGATTTTAGCGATGCAAAAGCGGCTTATCCGGTATCCAATTCTTTGATGTACAGCATTTACAAAATGCTTCCTAACGATACTGATTTAACGGTTTTTAGAGAGCAGGGAAATATCCAGGGATTCAATTTCGCTTTTATCGACAGTCACTTCAACTACCACACACAGCAAGACGATGTTCAGCATTTAAGCAAAACGACATTGGCACACCAAGGTTCTTATTTAATGCCTCTTTTAAAGTATTTCGCCAATATTGATTTAACCAAAACTACTGCTACAGAGGACAATGTTTATTTTAACGCTCCTTTCACTTTCATAAATTATCCTTTTTCTTGGGTTGCCCCAATGACGATAATCGCTTTAGGATTATTAATTCTGTTTATGTTTATTGGAAAAGCCAAGCGAATGATTTCTTTAAGAGAAATATTCAAAGGATTTGTACCGCTTTTGGGGTCTATTATTATTTCTGGTTTGGTTACTTTTTTAGGCTGGAAAATAGTGCTGGAAGTCTATCCGCAGTATTCTGATTTATTAAACGGATTTACATACAATGGCCATGCTTACATTGGTGCATTTGTTACTTTGAGCATTGCTATTTGTTTTGCCTTTTACCATCATTTTTCAGATTCAAAAATAACGATGAACCATTTTGTAGCGCCTTTGCTGCTTTGGATCATCATTAACGGATTTATAGCCAATAGTCTTGCAGGAGCAGGATTTTTAATTATTCCTGTTTATTTCGGAATTCTGTTATTCGGAATTTTTGTTCTCACACAGCATTACAGCCTGGGATTGAATTTACTTTTCAGCATTCCAGCTTTGGCAATTATAGCACCTTTTATTGTAATGTTTCCCATTGGTTTAGGATTGAAGATTCTTTTTGGAAGCGCTATTTTAACGGTTCTTCTTTTCGGATTATTGCTTCCAATATTTAATACCTTCAGAAAAGGACCATGGATTATTGTTTTCTTCGCCGTTTCGATAGGTTTCTTCGCCTATGCAGGTTATCATTCTGACTACGAACACGGAAAAGCAAAATCGAACAGTTTAGTCTACATCTACAATGCAAATACAAACTCGGCAGTTTGGGCAAGCTATGATGTAAACCTAGATGACTGGACTAAATCGTATTTAGGAGAGAAAACTCAAAAAGTAGTTGGACTAAACAGTCTGCCAATTGCAAGTAAATACAATTCAGGATTTACCTATAGCGCAACTGCACCAATTGTTGATGTTCCAAAACCCACAATTTCTTTCTTAAAAGACAGTGTCGTAGGTAATAACCGTTATTTAAAAATCAAAATCACGCCAAACCGAAAAGTAAATCGTTACGATATTTTTGCCAACCCAAAAATGAACCTTTATAATTTCAAAGCAAACGGAGTATCAACTTCTGGAGCTAAAACTAATCGTTTAGAACGAGAAGGAATGCACGTTATATGTTATTATGTGGTAGGCAATGAACCTCTTGTAATGGATTTCTACATCAATAAATCGTCAATTTTTGATATGGATTTAATCGAAAGTTCTTTCGATTTAATGAGTAATCCGCTTTTAAAAGTAAAACCAAGAAGTGACTGGATGATGCCAACACCATTTGTATTGAATGATGCTGTTATGATTCAGCAGAAAATTAAAAGATATACACCGCCGGTAAATCCTCCCATTCAACCAGCACCAGTCAAAGACAGTGCGGTTATTGTAAAAGACACAATAAAACCGGTTGTTAAACCAGAATAA